One window of Corynebacterium accolens genomic DNA carries:
- the der gene encoding ribosome biogenesis GTPase Der, with the protein MSNKDFESPEEEVTQFHYPAGKFDEETVETSPGWATDDFDAEEFDYDFDESEFGEADYGDEDDLEQPLSEDEWEQLSQSLGFADATEEALCTVAIVGRPNVGKSSLVNRFLGRREAVVEDHPGVTRDRVSYVADWNGQRFIVQDTGGWDPNVKGMHADIARQAELAMDTADVIVMVVDTKVGITETDEVMARRLQKSPVPVIVVSNKFDSDNQYADMAQFYALGLGDPWPVSAQHGRGGADVLDEILRSFPEEPRETSITSGPRRVALVGRPNVGKSSLLNKLTSEERSVVDNVAGTTVDPVDSLVQLDEQLWKFIDTAGLRKKVKNAQGHEYYASLRTRGVIDAAEVCIMLIDASEEISEQDQRVLNMVLESGKALVIAFNKWDLMDEDRRYYLDREIDEQLRHLPWVTRVNISAETGRALQKLEPAMIEALESWDQRVSTGQLNNWMREAIAANPPPMKNNRLPRVLFATQASTQPPTIVLFTTGFLDASYRRYLERKFRERFGFHGTPIRIAVRVRERRGKKRK; encoded by the coding sequence ATGAGCAATAAAGATTTTGAGTCCCCAGAGGAAGAAGTCACGCAGTTCCATTACCCTGCGGGTAAGTTCGACGAGGAAACGGTAGAGACCTCGCCGGGGTGGGCTACGGACGATTTTGATGCCGAAGAATTCGACTACGACTTTGATGAGTCAGAGTTCGGCGAGGCCGACTACGGGGACGAGGACGACCTAGAGCAGCCTCTCAGTGAGGACGAGTGGGAGCAGCTCTCGCAGTCGCTGGGCTTTGCCGATGCCACCGAAGAAGCCCTGTGCACCGTCGCTATTGTGGGCCGGCCGAATGTGGGCAAGTCTTCGCTGGTTAATCGCTTCCTCGGCCGCCGCGAGGCCGTCGTAGAAGACCACCCTGGCGTTACCCGTGACCGCGTGTCCTACGTGGCGGACTGGAATGGGCAGCGCTTTATCGTGCAGGATACCGGCGGTTGGGATCCCAACGTCAAAGGCATGCACGCCGATATCGCCCGCCAGGCAGAACTGGCGATGGATACCGCCGATGTCATCGTGATGGTGGTAGACACCAAAGTGGGCATTACCGAAACCGATGAGGTTATGGCGCGCCGCCTGCAAAAGTCCCCGGTTCCGGTGATCGTGGTATCGAATAAGTTCGATTCCGATAACCAGTATGCGGATATGGCGCAGTTTTATGCCTTGGGCCTCGGGGACCCGTGGCCGGTGTCCGCACAGCATGGGCGCGGTGGCGCGGACGTGCTGGATGAGATCCTGCGCAGCTTCCCCGAAGAACCGCGCGAGACCTCGATTACGTCGGGCCCTCGCCGCGTCGCGCTCGTCGGCAGGCCTAATGTGGGCAAGTCCTCGTTGCTCAATAAGCTCACCAGCGAGGAGCGCTCGGTGGTAGATAATGTCGCCGGCACCACGGTGGATCCTGTGGACTCGCTGGTGCAGCTAGATGAGCAGTTGTGGAAGTTTATTGATACCGCGGGCCTGCGCAAGAAGGTCAAGAACGCGCAGGGCCACGAGTATTATGCGTCCTTGCGCACCCGTGGCGTGATCGATGCGGCCGAGGTATGCATCATGCTTATCGATGCCTCCGAGGAGATCTCCGAGCAAGACCAGCGCGTACTCAATATGGTGCTGGAATCCGGCAAGGCGCTGGTCATCGCGTTCAATAAGTGGGACCTGATGGACGAGGACCGCCGCTATTACCTCGACCGCGAGATCGACGAGCAGCTGCGACACTTGCCGTGGGTAACCCGCGTTAATATTTCTGCTGAGACCGGCCGCGCCTTGCAAAAGCTGGAGCCGGCCATGATCGAGGCCCTAGAAAGCTGGGATCAGCGCGTGTCCACCGGCCAGCTCAATAATTGGATGCGTGAGGCGATTGCTGCCAACCCGCCGCCGATGAAGAATAATCGTTTGCCACGCGTGCTCTTTGCTACGCAAGCATCGACCCAGCCGCCGACGATTGTTCTCTTTACCACCGGGTTCCTCGACGCGTCCTACCGGCGCTACCTTGAGCGCAAGTTCCGCGAGCGCTTTGGTTTCCACGGCACTCCCATCCGCATCGCCGTGCGCGTGCGCGAACGCCGAGGTAAAAAGCGGAAATAA
- a CDS encoding GNAT family N-acetyltransferase yields MSLAAKLERHQIIGLGPESKKVNTVSQKIEILRGQHVTLKALSVDHTPGLAEAVQDGELWKRWYTKVPSPSEMEKAVEERISWYDSHGAQLFTVFDSAGTTVGMTGYQAFDLGNRRSRIGYTWYRQSAQNTAVNADCKLALMGHAFEQLDCLSVFFTTNSFNRESRRALESLGAHLDGILRGHQILDNGLVRDTCVYSVLRHEWPAVKNHLQYKVELKSGKD; encoded by the coding sequence GTGTCATTGGCAGCTAAGCTTGAAAGACATCAGATCATTGGCTTAGGCCCAGAAAGCAAGAAGGTAAATACGGTGTCACAGAAAATCGAGATCTTGCGCGGGCAACATGTCACTCTCAAGGCGTTGAGCGTGGACCATACTCCTGGACTAGCTGAGGCGGTACAGGACGGGGAGTTATGGAAGCGGTGGTACACCAAGGTTCCATCACCGAGCGAGATGGAAAAAGCCGTGGAAGAGCGCATTTCTTGGTATGACTCCCACGGGGCGCAGCTTTTTACGGTCTTTGATTCAGCCGGCACTACAGTGGGAATGACTGGGTATCAGGCCTTTGATCTGGGTAATAGGCGCTCACGAATCGGATACACCTGGTACAGGCAATCAGCGCAGAATACTGCGGTTAATGCAGACTGCAAACTGGCCCTCATGGGCCATGCATTTGAGCAGCTTGATTGCTTATCCGTGTTCTTCACCACCAACTCCTTTAACCGCGAAAGCCGCCGCGCGTTGGAATCCCTAGGGGCACATCTTGATGGAATCCTTCGTGGCCACCAGATACTCGATAACGGGTTAGTCAGAGATACCTGCGTGTATAGCGTGCTGCGGCATGAGTGGCCCGCAGTGAAAAATCACTTACAGTACAAGGTCGAATTAAAGTCCGGGAAGGACTAG
- a CDS encoding anaerobic C4-dicarboxylate transporter: MLANVIAPDSVLAIVLQVIIILSALLLGTRYGGIGLGLISGIGLMLMVFVFGLAPGEPPVSVMLTIIAVIGCAATLQQAQGLEVMMQHAEKFLRAHPERITILAPLTTWFLTVLCGTGHVVYTMFPIIEDIALKKGIRPERPMAVASTSAQMGITASPVSVATVSLASILAENAGAIDKAYSIPQILTVALPASLCGVLLAALWSLRRGKDLDKDPAFQERMKDPEFAASINESADSLIGKEFSREAKRSVVVFLVAIACVVLLGAFEFLRPLVPGDDGELSPVSMNLVIQMVMLVAGAIILLSCKVDTKKIASTPVFKAGMTAVFSVFGVAWMADTFFQSHIDALETNLGSVVEAAPWTYAVVLVIVSKLVNSQAAALVAIAPIGLQLGIDPAVIVGFYGAAYGYFILPTYPSDLACIGFDRTGTTRIGKYVINHSFLIPGAISVFTSCVVGSLLAQVLL; encoded by the coding sequence ATGTTAGCGAATGTGATTGCCCCGGATTCAGTCCTGGCTATCGTGCTTCAAGTCATAATCATTTTAAGTGCTTTGCTTTTGGGCACCCGCTATGGCGGGATCGGCCTAGGATTAATTTCTGGCATCGGCTTGATGCTGATGGTCTTCGTATTTGGCTTGGCACCGGGCGAGCCCCCCGTGTCGGTCATGCTTACGATCATTGCCGTTATCGGCTGTGCAGCCACACTGCAACAAGCACAAGGTTTGGAAGTGATGATGCAGCATGCGGAGAAGTTCTTGCGTGCTCATCCAGAGCGCATCACCATTTTGGCACCACTGACTACTTGGTTCCTTACCGTACTGTGCGGCACTGGCCACGTGGTCTACACCATGTTTCCGATCATTGAAGACATCGCGCTCAAAAAGGGAATCCGTCCTGAGCGTCCTATGGCAGTGGCCTCGACCTCGGCGCAGATGGGTATTACCGCTTCACCGGTGTCTGTGGCTACCGTTTCTCTTGCGTCGATCCTTGCGGAAAATGCTGGAGCTATCGACAAGGCTTATTCGATTCCGCAGATTCTTACGGTGGCGCTACCCGCGTCCTTGTGCGGTGTTCTTCTCGCCGCGTTATGGTCGCTGCGTCGCGGCAAGGACCTGGACAAGGATCCGGCTTTCCAAGAACGGATGAAAGACCCAGAGTTTGCCGCCAGCATCAATGAGAGCGCCGATTCGCTCATCGGTAAGGAATTTTCCCGCGAGGCTAAGCGTTCAGTAGTCGTTTTCCTCGTCGCTATTGCCTGCGTGGTCCTCCTCGGCGCCTTCGAGTTCCTGCGCCCACTGGTTCCTGGTGATGACGGCGAGCTGAGCCCTGTATCCATGAACCTAGTCATCCAGATGGTCATGCTCGTCGCCGGTGCCATCATCCTTCTTAGCTGCAAGGTAGATACTAAAAAGATTGCATCTACGCCAGTATTCAAGGCCGGCATGACAGCTGTATTTTCCGTCTTTGGTGTTGCGTGGATGGCAGATACGTTCTTCCAATCCCACATCGATGCACTGGAGACGAACTTGGGCTCTGTCGTTGAGGCGGCCCCTTGGACCTACGCCGTCGTGTTGGTAATTGTATCCAAATTGGTAAATTCGCAGGCTGCTGCACTGGTAGCAATTGCTCCCATTGGCTTGCAATTGGGCATTGACCCGGCTGTCATCGTTGGTTTCTACGGTGCGGCTTATGGTTACTTCATCTTGCCCACGTATCCTTCCGACTTGGCCTGCATCGGCTTCGATCGCACGGGTACGACGCGAATTGGCAAATACGTCATCAACCACTCGTTCCTTATCCCCGGAGCGATCTCCGTATTTACCTCCTGTGTGGTCGGCTCCCTCTTGGCCCAGGTTCTCCTGTAA
- a CDS encoding class I SAM-dependent methyltransferase has product MSTRHPNPQHFPSYRNPSAKQKPTFSTDPQRTQAARAFHRGAHTYQDVRPHYPPEVAELIAGAHRVADIGAGTGKLTESLTNPTVLAVEPSPDMARVLHRRLDIPIIRATAEHTALADASLNAACLAQTWHWVDVAAASAELDRILAPGGRVLLVWNTLDVHADPWILRLSRIMHSGDVHKPGFYPEYKAPWTLDREVRLSWTHELTPEQLHQLMHTRSYWLRNNEAIHERMTHNLNWYLYEHMGFSAGQKLHIPYRTDAFVLVRESKSRD; this is encoded by the coding sequence ATGTCGACTCGCCACCCCAACCCCCAACACTTCCCCAGCTACCGCAATCCCTCTGCGAAGCAGAAGCCTACCTTCAGCACCGATCCCCAGCGCACCCAGGCAGCGCGCGCCTTCCACCGCGGCGCCCACACCTATCAGGATGTTCGCCCCCATTACCCGCCCGAGGTTGCTGAGCTCATCGCCGGAGCCCACCGTGTTGCCGATATCGGCGCCGGCACCGGCAAGCTCACTGAGTCCCTCACCAATCCCACCGTGCTCGCGGTCGAGCCATCTCCAGACATGGCCCGCGTGCTCCACCGCCGCCTGGATATTCCCATCATCCGCGCCACGGCCGAGCACACCGCGCTTGCCGATGCCTCCCTCAACGCCGCCTGCCTCGCCCAAACCTGGCACTGGGTCGACGTTGCCGCCGCTTCCGCCGAGCTGGACCGCATCCTCGCGCCGGGCGGGCGCGTCCTTTTAGTGTGGAATACCCTCGACGTACACGCGGATCCCTGGATCCTTCGGTTAAGCCGCATTATGCACTCCGGCGACGTGCATAAGCCAGGCTTCTATCCCGAATACAAAGCACCCTGGACCTTAGACCGCGAGGTCCGTCTAAGCTGGACCCACGAGCTTACCCCAGAACAGCTCCACCAACTCATGCACACCCGTTCCTACTGGCTCAGAAATAACGAGGCCATCCACGAGCGCATGACCCACAACTTGAACTGGTACCTCTACGAACACATGGGCTTTTCCGCCGGCCAAAAACTGCACATCCCGTACCGCACGGATGCTTTCGTGCTGGTACGGGAGTCGAAGTCTCGCGACTGA